The genome window TAAAAGGCATCTGGTTGGAGCTTCCGTAAGGTGCACCTACACCAGCAGCTATTCGATTGGCCCAGGTCATACCCGGTGATAGGCGATAATAATACCGATTGTCAATATCTACCCGCACATATTGGGCAATAGGTACACCAAATAACGTTTTGACTTTGTCTTCGTCGCGGTCTTTTATTAGCAAGCCTGCAATGTTCCCAGCTGGTTCTACGTTGAACGATGTTCGGAATGTTCGCCGGCCGGAAGTACGCGGCGATGAATTATAGCTTACAGAATAGACCGAATTAAGAATTAGCTGCGATCCTTGCAAGATACGTAATAGTTCATTTGCGTTGGCATCGCTCCCGGTTGCTAATATGTTATAGAAGCGCGGCCCAAAATTGGCAACCCGTACATAAGCAATACCAAAAGGCTGGAATGTTTGCTCAATCTGCGCATTTTTCTGCCAAGCATAGGCGAACGACGTTCGGAACTGGTTCAGGTTGTAAAGCTGCCGACGCACAATCAAATCATACCCCAACGTCAGAATAGTCTTGGGCAATAACTGCCGACGGTCGTAGCGAAACCGAATCGGCGACACCAGACGCGGGAAAGTCAGTGAAGTTTCCAGACCGAACCGGTGGTTGGTCAAGCCCAGCGTGTCGCCGCCACCAACGAAAAAGTCAATCCCGGCGTAGCCATTTATGGTTAGCAGTTCAGCCTGCCGCAACGCATTCCGATTGCGCCAACTCAGGGTTAATTGGGAACCGGCCAGGCTATTTGATTTGGTCAAGCCGGCTAGTTCCAGCCGAATGGATTTCTTCGGTGAAGGCGTCAGGTAATAATGAACATCCAAAAACGTTGAATCCCGTTCTTCCAGGGGCTGAAACCGGTTGCGCACAAATTTGAACGTTCCCAGGTTGATAAAGCGGGACAAGGTTAAATCCTGCGCCCGGCTGTTGTAACGGCGACCCGGCCGGAGACTCACCACGTCTTCAAACAACTTTGGCTTGTAAGATCGGGTTGAATCGGAAATGTAAAAATCCTTATAGCGGTCCGCATTGACCTTACTGGTGTCATTGATCGCTTCGGTTTGCCCGCCCACGCTCAATGTATAGTTTGGATAGATGTAGATATTTCGGACGTAGTATTGCAAACCTGCGGCATTGGGCATATCCGGTTTCAGGGCCAGATAAAGGCGCATTCGGCGCGTTGCGTAGTTGGTATCAGCCAGAAACGCAATGTAATTGGGCTGAAAATAAAAAAAGCCCTGTTGCTGGAATCGCTGGTGAATCCGCTGTTGCTCGGCTTTGATCACATCAAAACGATATGGGTCGCCTTCTTTCAGGAGCGTGCCTCGTCCTTTTGATGCCTGCACCAGTGCCTTCCCCGCGGGCGTCGAATCGGCAACGGTCGAAATGGAATCCAGGTAATAGCGGGGCTGAACCTGAACCTGATACACGGCTTTATTAAAGTAAGGTTTCTTTTCTACCTCAACCAGTGCACCCTGCGCCGTAGAGCGGAAATAGCCATTATTTTCCAGATAAGACGTAAAAATCAGCGAGTTTGATGATAAAGCCTTGGCACTCGCAAACACAGGCGGCTGGCCTAACTTCCGGCGCAACCAGGCGCGTAAACCGTTTTCTTTTTTGGGCTCTCCAATGTAATAGTAAAACCATACCTTGTACGGAAAGCCAAAAAGGCGGCTGTTGGGATTGGGACGCGCCAACTCCT of Tellurirhabdus bombi contains these proteins:
- the tamL gene encoding translocation and assembly module lipoprotein TamL, whose translation is MRKYSLSLLLISFLTGCNVSKYIPKNEKLFYGSEINMRADSTVGKDETSTLKSQLEELARPNPNSRLFGFPYKVWFYYYIGEPKKENGLRAWLRRKLGQPPVFASAKALSSNSLIFTSYLENNGYFRSTAQGALVEVEKKPYFNKAVYQVQVQPRYYLDSISTVADSTPAGKALVQASKGRGTLLKEGDPYRFDVIKAEQQRIHQRFQQQGFFYFQPNYIAFLADTNYATRRMRLYLALKPDMPNAAGLQYYVRNIYIYPNYTLSVGGQTEAINDTSKVNADRYKDFYISDSTRSYKPKLFEDVVSLRPGRRYNSRAQDLTLSRFINLGTFKFVRNRFQPLEERDSTFLDVHYYLTPSPKKSIRLELAGLTKSNSLAGSQLTLSWRNRNALRQAELLTINGYAGIDFFVGGGDTLGLTNHRFGLETSLTFPRLVSPIRFRYDRRQLLPKTILTLGYDLIVRRQLYNLNQFRTSFAYAWQKNAQIEQTFQPFGIAYVRVANFGPRFYNILATGSDANANELLRILQGSQLILNSVYSVSYNSSPRTSGRRTFRTSFNVEPAGNIAGLLIKDRDEDKVKTLFGVPIAQYVRVDIDNRYYYRLSPGMTWANRIAAGVGAPYGSSNQMPFIKQFFVGGSNSIRAFRPRGVGPGIYNRPREDGQTFVLQDGGGDIKIEGSTELRPKFNSFLQGAIFLDVGNVWMFKDTLAYNDGSQFSKDWHKQLAVGTGVGLRLDLSYFVLRFDLAFPLRKPYLPDGERWVFDQISFGSRSWRRENLILNIAVGYPF